The following proteins are co-located in the Acidobacteriota bacterium genome:
- the nadA gene encoding quinolinate synthase NadA, with protein sequence MIDSIYENLKRRLSDVMPDFELRMKAEVAAEIEVLKRERNAVILAHNYMEPALFHSVPDIRGDSLELSRRAAAVEQDVIVFCGVRFMAETAKILSPTKTVLLPSAAGGCSLASSITAADVRRIREQFPDIPVVCYVNTYADVKAEVDVCCTSGNAAEVVKSLDSDQVIFLPDEFLARNVAIETGKTILLPAKDGSFEVVSEDSRPDLIGWHGRCEVHEKFTVEDIENVRKQFPDTMILAHPECSPEVVAASDYSGSTTAMIKAVEESSAGRYLLLTECAMGDNIAGANPDKEMLRMCSVRCPHMNEITLEETRDALLYDRYKIEVPDDIRVRAEVSIRKMLAVPPSVATSGPECPTKQMS encoded by the coding sequence ATGATCGACTCGATCTACGAGAATCTGAAGCGGCGCCTCTCCGATGTCATGCCTGACTTCGAGTTGCGAATGAAGGCCGAGGTCGCGGCGGAGATCGAGGTTCTCAAGCGTGAACGCAATGCTGTCATCCTTGCTCATAACTACATGGAGCCGGCACTATTTCATTCCGTTCCGGATATTCGTGGGGATTCACTCGAACTCAGCCGACGTGCCGCCGCGGTCGAGCAGGATGTGATTGTCTTCTGCGGTGTTCGATTCATGGCCGAGACCGCGAAGATCCTCAGTCCAACAAAAACGGTGCTCTTGCCGTCTGCCGCCGGAGGCTGCTCGTTGGCCTCGAGCATCACGGCAGCAGACGTCCGTCGGATTCGAGAACAGTTTCCTGATATTCCCGTGGTTTGCTACGTGAATACGTATGCGGATGTCAAAGCGGAAGTGGATGTCTGTTGTACGTCGGGGAACGCGGCAGAGGTCGTCAAGAGTCTGGACTCGGATCAGGTCATCTTCCTCCCCGATGAGTTCCTCGCCCGAAATGTCGCGATCGAAACCGGCAAGACCATCTTGCTGCCGGCGAAAGACGGCAGCTTCGAAGTGGTCTCGGAGGATTCACGACCGGATCTCATCGGTTGGCATGGTCGGTGCGAGGTTCATGAGAAGTTTACCGTCGAGGATATAGAGAACGTCCGCAAGCAGTTCCCGGATACGATGATCCTGGCGCACCCCGAGTGCAGCCCGGAGGTCGTTGCAGCCTCGGATTACTCGGGAAGCACGACCGCGATGATCAAGGCTGTCGAGGAGTCCAGCGCCGGTCGCTACCTTCTCCTCACCGAATGTGCGATGGGCGATAATATTGCCGGCGCCAACCCCGATAAAGAGATGCTACGCATGTGTAGTGTTCGCTGCCCACACATGAACGAGATCACACTCGAGGAGACCCGCGACGCTCTCTTGTACGATCGCTACAAGATCGAGGTTCCCGACGACATCCGCGTACGTGCCGAGGTGTCCATCAGAAAAATGCTTGCGGTGCCACCGAGTGTGGCGACGTCGGGACCTGAATGCCCCACCAAACAGATGTCCTGA
- the nadB gene encoding L-aspartate oxidase — protein sequence MPHQTDVLIIGSGLAGLTAALELSRDGERQITVLTRAAEPEDCNSSLAQGGIVGIGDGDSSPLLSDDILKAGAGLTLDRAADLLARRGPELLQSVLIDEAGVGFDRADDGSLQYGLEAAHSQRRILHVGDGTGRAIMQALLRSLSERDNVELKTSHTAVDLLTFPHHSRDPLAVYDPPDCRGAYVFDSQARRVEPIVADATVLATGGLGQIYLNTSNPPGARGDGLAMAYRAGARVVNSEYVQFHPTTLHMPGVMKILISEAVRGEGARLLTPDGERFMVRYAPDKLELATRDVVARAIYAEMLASDHPYVLLDIAGQRDADYIRGRFPWIHAACLTVNIDIARQPIPVVPAAHYACGGVLTDLHGRTTLGNLYAIGEVACTGLHGANRLASTSLLEGLVWGQQAAEHIRQAPSLPRTATGTIPEWDESDLTYEADPALIQVDLQAIRNVMWHYVGLVRNAHRLDRANRELQRLLLHIEEFYGRAYLTDDLIGLRNSVLVASVIARAAGRNPTSRGCHFREDSRPEGGATTPSKGRS from the coding sequence ATGCCCCACCAAACAGATGTCCTGATCATCGGTTCGGGGCTTGCGGGTCTGACCGCGGCGCTCGAGTTGTCCCGAGACGGCGAGCGACAGATCACCGTTCTGACTCGTGCCGCCGAACCCGAGGACTGCAACTCCAGCCTGGCACAGGGCGGCATCGTCGGGATCGGCGATGGCGATTCTTCGCCTCTGCTGAGTGACGATATTCTCAAGGCCGGTGCAGGGCTCACTCTTGACCGCGCGGCAGATCTACTTGCGCGGCGCGGTCCCGAACTTCTGCAGTCCGTCCTGATCGATGAGGCCGGTGTCGGTTTCGATCGGGCGGACGACGGTAGTCTGCAATATGGACTCGAGGCTGCCCATTCACAGCGTCGCATCCTGCACGTCGGCGATGGGACCGGCCGCGCGATCATGCAGGCTCTATTGCGGTCACTGTCCGAGCGAGACAACGTCGAACTGAAGACCTCCCACACCGCCGTCGACTTGTTGACGTTCCCTCATCACTCTCGCGACCCATTGGCCGTCTACGATCCACCGGATTGCCGCGGTGCCTACGTGTTCGATAGTCAAGCGCGACGGGTCGAGCCGATCGTAGCGGATGCCACCGTCCTTGCTACCGGAGGGCTCGGGCAGATCTATCTCAATACCTCGAACCCACCGGGGGCCCGTGGTGACGGTCTGGCGATGGCCTATCGCGCCGGAGCACGCGTCGTGAATTCCGAGTATGTTCAGTTTCATCCAACGACGCTGCACATGCCCGGGGTGATGAAGATCCTCATCAGCGAAGCTGTCCGGGGTGAAGGAGCACGGCTGCTAACTCCCGACGGCGAACGGTTCATGGTTCGCTACGCACCCGACAAGTTGGAGTTGGCGACCCGCGACGTCGTCGCACGGGCCATCTACGCCGAGATGCTGGCGAGCGATCATCCGTACGTTCTCCTCGATATCGCGGGGCAGCGAGACGCCGACTACATTCGTGGACGGTTCCCTTGGATTCATGCCGCCTGCCTGACCGTGAACATCGATATCGCCCGCCAGCCGATCCCTGTCGTCCCCGCGGCTCACTACGCGTGCGGCGGAGTCCTGACGGATCTCCATGGCCGCACCACGTTGGGCAATCTCTATGCGATAGGTGAGGTCGCGTGCACCGGTCTTCATGGTGCCAATCGACTGGCCAGTACATCGCTTCTCGAAGGGCTTGTGTGGGGGCAGCAAGCCGCGGAACACATTCGGCAGGCGCCGTCGCTGCCCAGAACCGCCACCGGCACGATTCCAGAATGGGACGAGAGCGATCTCACCTACGAGGCCGATCCAGCCCTCATCCAGGTCGATCTTCAGGCGATTCGCAACGTCATGTGGCACTACGTCGGCCTGGTTCGCAACGCCCATCGGCTCGATCGCGCCAACCGCGAGTTGCAGAGACTCCTCCTCCACATTGAGGAATTCTACGGCCGCGCGTATCTCACCGACGATCTGATCGGGTTGCGAAATTCGGTACTGGTGGCGTCGGTGATCGCCCGCGCGGCCGGCCGCAATCCAACCAGTCGAGGATGTCACTTTCGCGAGGACTCGCGTCCCGAGGGCGGAGCAACGACGCCGTCGAAGGGACGGTCCTAA
- a CDS encoding DUF2868 domain-containing protein, translated as MKVPLGEKQAQSVLLVRAFEESDRKGQLLTENLRSGATRRALMVTGFSRSGPKTQMADSVRNSETISRRARIIYEALRRRVPILVSIMHLVRLGSGTTPSLLGLSLLLGILLMRVATRDGIDLLAWPIYLLLFWNLLAYFMIFVMELLRRWVTQVHAASERIRHRLLRRGIATYLAATFLRWALWRRLQRWKLSHDGNPRRREIVTRAVIRFAALWHRLAGDLLSARVRELLHWSVVFLAIGICLDLQIRGSDSGARISWHGSWLEVGHAHVFLETVLAPASWITRLPVPDLAAVSAPGDVGRWVLLLSVTLALFVILPRTLLAIGERLRSRRLAAGLGVDTDDGYYRRAFVEWRGDSSRAVIHPFGYRPPPPTIPSVNAVLYDLLGARAAIQCAEPVDSTRFQTMIHELRSAGDERRRTRVVLFNLSQDPHPEIHGRFLIDLKQRLEQTGERLLVLVDPAHALQTRTPSRERKRRMEIWRSVIAGTGLETEELNVGRPTGDDWLGRVAKNAWLPASNP; from the coding sequence ATGAAAGTCCCTCTCGGCGAGAAGCAGGCGCAATCGGTTCTGCTGGTACGCGCATTCGAGGAATCGGATCGCAAGGGGCAACTCCTCACCGAGAATCTCCGATCCGGCGCGACTCGACGCGCTTTGATGGTAACCGGGTTCTCCAGGTCGGGTCCGAAAACCCAGATGGCTGACTCGGTTCGCAACAGCGAGACCATTTCCCGCCGGGCCCGCATCATCTACGAAGCCCTACGACGGCGAGTTCCGATCCTGGTCTCGATCATGCATCTCGTTCGACTCGGTAGCGGAACCACGCCCTCGTTGCTCGGACTATCGCTGCTGCTTGGCATTCTCCTCATGCGCGTGGCAACGCGGGACGGGATCGACCTGTTGGCCTGGCCGATCTACCTGCTCCTATTCTGGAACCTGCTGGCCTATTTCATGATCTTTGTGATGGAGCTTCTCCGACGATGGGTTACCCAGGTCCACGCCGCCAGCGAGAGAATTCGTCATCGACTCCTGCGTCGCGGTATTGCCACGTACCTCGCGGCGACCTTTCTGCGGTGGGCGTTGTGGCGACGGTTGCAACGATGGAAATTGAGTCACGACGGTAATCCACGTCGAAGAGAGATCGTCACACGGGCGGTGATCCGGTTCGCCGCACTCTGGCATCGACTGGCCGGCGACCTGCTTTCGGCGCGAGTACGAGAGCTTCTTCACTGGTCGGTGGTGTTTCTCGCTATCGGCATTTGTCTCGATCTTCAGATTCGGGGAAGTGACTCGGGCGCGAGGATCAGTTGGCACGGCTCGTGGTTGGAGGTCGGGCACGCCCACGTGTTCCTCGAAACGGTCCTCGCTCCGGCGTCGTGGATCACCCGTTTGCCCGTGCCGGATCTGGCCGCCGTCTCCGCGCCGGGAGACGTCGGGCGCTGGGTTCTTCTGCTCTCCGTGACGCTCGCCCTTTTCGTCATTCTCCCGCGAACGTTGCTTGCCATCGGTGAACGACTGCGATCGCGACGGCTTGCGGCGGGTCTCGGCGTCGATACCGACGACGGGTACTATCGTCGAGCGTTCGTGGAGTGGCGTGGTGACAGCTCGAGAGCCGTCATCCATCCGTTCGGCTATCGCCCGCCACCGCCGACCATCCCGTCCGTCAATGCGGTGCTCTACGATCTACTCGGAGCCCGCGCGGCCATTCAGTGCGCCGAGCCTGTCGACTCCACACGCTTCCAGACGATGATCCACGAACTTCGATCTGCGGGCGACGAGCGTCGTCGTACGCGGGTCGTACTGTTCAACCTGTCTCAGGACCCGCATCCCGAGATCCACGGTCGGTTTCTCATTGATCTCAAACAACGCCTCGAACAAACGGGCGAGAGGCTGTTGGTTCTCGTGGATCCCGCCCATGCTCTCCAGACGCGCACGCCGTCGCGGGAGAGGAAGCGCCGCATGGAGATCTGGCGCTCGGTCATCGCCGGAACGGGACTCGAGACAGAGGAATTGAACGTCGGGCGACCGACGGGAGACGATTGGCTGGGGCGGGTCGCCAAGAACGCGTGGCTCCCCGCATCCAACCCCTAG
- a CDS encoding MBL fold metallo-hydrolase — MGEGKRSMIVEKSMSDGWLSNTYLLADRPGGKAVLIDTGGPMGPIVHKLESLRLELTYVLCTHHHIDHVQFNDAYRDRFGCPVCGHRNERELFGRLDQQLEDGDELVVGDLHIRALLTPGHTVGQLAYLVNEQRVFTGDTLFRRTVGGTVGPGHASFEDLQYSIMDILMRLPHGTEVYPGHTDSSTIGEEWEQNPFIRTWRGLDTASERPCTVGGQPASLLLEAPDYDGGTKCWVRFDEGQRLAVVGGSRVQQR, encoded by the coding sequence TTGGGTGAGGGTAAACGTTCGATGATCGTCGAAAAGAGCATGAGCGACGGCTGGTTATCGAACACCTATCTCCTGGCGGATCGTCCCGGTGGGAAGGCGGTGCTCATCGACACCGGCGGTCCGATGGGGCCGATCGTGCACAAGCTCGAGAGCCTCCGACTGGAACTGACCTACGTCCTTTGCACCCACCACCACATCGATCACGTCCAATTCAATGATGCCTATCGCGATCGATTTGGTTGTCCCGTCTGCGGCCATCGTAACGAGCGAGAGCTATTCGGTCGCCTGGACCAACAACTCGAGGACGGCGATGAGCTCGTCGTGGGGGATCTACATATCCGCGCGCTTCTCACTCCCGGCCATACGGTGGGGCAACTAGCGTATCTCGTCAACGAGCAGCGCGTGTTCACCGGCGATACCCTGTTTCGACGAACCGTCGGCGGAACGGTCGGACCCGGTCACGCCTCGTTTGAGGATCTTCAGTACTCGATCATGGACATCCTGATGCGACTGCCTCACGGAACAGAGGTGTATCCCGGACACACCGATTCCTCGACCATCGGTGAGGAGTGGGAGCAGAACCCATTCATCCGCACCTGGCGCGGTCTCGATACGGCGTCGGAGCGTCCATGCACCGTCGGCGGGCAGCCGGCGTCGTTGCTTCTGGAGGCGCCGGACTACGACGGCGGGACGAAGTGCTGGGTCCGTTTCGACGAGGGGCAGCGTCTGGCCGTTGTGGGTGGCTCCCGGGTTCAACAGCGATGA
- a CDS encoding serine/threonine protein kinase — protein MRSCPSCRSAVTGNSTSCGNCGADVPTSADITQTSISSTTSSVSGIQTTAGDRFAPGVLLADRYRIIGPLGKGGMGEVYRADDVKLGQSVALKFLPIELAQNPDRLRRFLHEVRIARQVSHANVCRVYDISEIDGQHFISMEFVDGEDLSTLLRRIGRISSDKATQIARQICAGLHAAHTQGIIHRDLKPANIMLDGRGQVRITDFGLAGLAEEFSGNEVRVGTPAYMSPEQLSGKEVTVQSDVYALGLVLYELFTGDKAFDASSVAEISRLQQESMPSTPTTLVPDIDPLVEQAILRCLEKDSSRRPASALNVAASLPGGDPLAAALAAGETPSPEMVADAGRSEGLHPGIVLGLVATSLVALAMLIWMSDQLRLPNFFPEAKPPAALMADARNIITEMGYSDAALDRIGGYAYDNDYQNDRTDTLSGSDAWRDLHMVRPSPLIFIYRQSPNRLVASRAAGAPSSTNPPLVLAGMISVTTDSSGRLLSFVAVPDERTPDESEGGKEEPVDIAEPDWIQPISLAGLDLETLQEVAPVWSPVVHADVRKAWTAHYPDNDEIVHVDVGATAGRVNWMRVTADWTERTRTAQTTGGANQTVGIVILSIVAVLVLIAGLVARRHIRLGRSDTRGALRLALFMVGVNLATWLLVAHHVATVGAELFLLIDAIKTSLFLGAMVWTFYVAVEPYMRKLWPDTLISWTRLLTGRWKDPWVGRDLLVGVAGGAIMSVLGSLTTLLPSWLGKTAIAPSAVSVAALDGYRQAMGITIGQVRQAMILPVAVLFLLVIFRIVFRGRKISVAATFVMMTVIQAAGALTTISDPLVITLTIVVSALVWLMLVTIIVRRGLLAAAVTIISANILSTIPLTANLGAWYASTAYLTLLLPAALTVFAAWAALGGRKFQFDKLLQD, from the coding sequence ATGCGATCGTGCCCGAGTTGTCGATCGGCTGTCACCGGCAATTCGACATCGTGTGGAAACTGCGGAGCCGACGTCCCCACTTCGGCCGATATCACCCAGACCAGCATCTCCTCGACCACGTCCTCGGTGAGTGGAATTCAGACGACCGCCGGGGACCGGTTCGCACCGGGTGTTCTGCTGGCAGACCGCTACCGCATCATCGGCCCGCTGGGCAAGGGAGGGATGGGGGAGGTCTATCGGGCCGACGACGTGAAGCTGGGCCAATCGGTCGCGCTGAAATTCTTGCCGATCGAGTTGGCGCAAAATCCGGATCGACTCCGGCGGTTTCTTCACGAAGTCCGCATCGCCCGTCAGGTCTCCCACGCCAACGTCTGTCGTGTCTACGACATCAGTGAGATCGACGGCCAACACTTCATCTCGATGGAATTCGTGGACGGCGAAGATCTGTCGACGCTGCTCCGTCGCATCGGCAGGATCTCAAGCGACAAGGCAACCCAGATCGCGCGTCAGATCTGCGCGGGGCTTCACGCCGCCCACACGCAGGGAATCATTCATCGAGATCTCAAGCCGGCCAACATCATGCTGGATGGGCGCGGTCAGGTCCGGATTACGGATTTCGGGCTGGCTGGCCTCGCGGAGGAGTTCTCCGGCAATGAAGTCCGTGTCGGGACACCGGCGTACATGTCTCCCGAGCAGCTCTCCGGCAAGGAAGTCACGGTCCAGAGTGACGTCTATGCACTTGGCCTCGTGCTTTACGAACTGTTCACCGGGGACAAGGCATTCGACGCATCCTCGGTCGCCGAGATCAGCCGGCTGCAACAAGAGTCCATGCCATCGACGCCCACCACGCTTGTGCCGGATATCGACCCGCTTGTCGAGCAGGCGATCCTGCGTTGTCTTGAAAAGGACTCGTCACGGAGACCGGCGTCCGCCCTGAACGTCGCGGCGTCACTGCCGGGTGGAGATCCGCTGGCTGCAGCCCTGGCGGCAGGGGAGACCCCGTCTCCAGAAATGGTGGCGGATGCGGGGCGTAGCGAGGGACTGCATCCCGGTATCGTCCTGGGGCTTGTCGCAACCTCGCTCGTTGCGTTGGCGATGCTGATCTGGATGTCGGACCAGCTCCGGTTACCGAACTTCTTCCCCGAGGCCAAACCACCCGCTGCGTTGATGGCCGATGCGCGAAACATCATCACGGAGATGGGTTATAGCGACGCTGCGCTGGATCGGATCGGCGGCTACGCCTACGACAACGACTATCAAAACGACCGAACCGACACATTGAGTGGCAGCGACGCGTGGCGTGACCTTCACATGGTTCGACCATCGCCGCTGATCTTTATCTATCGACAGAGCCCGAATCGGCTGGTCGCGTCCAGAGCAGCCGGCGCTCCGTCGTCAACCAATCCACCTCTCGTGCTGGCCGGCATGATCAGCGTCACTACCGACAGCAGCGGACGACTCCTCAGTTTCGTCGCGGTTCCCGACGAGCGAACTCCCGACGAGAGCGAGGGCGGGAAGGAGGAGCCTGTCGACATTGCCGAACCCGACTGGATTCAGCCGATAAGTCTCGCGGGTCTTGACCTCGAAACGCTGCAGGAGGTCGCCCCGGTCTGGAGCCCGGTGGTTCATGCCGACGTGCGCAAAGCGTGGACGGCACACTATCCCGACAACGATGAGATCGTCCATGTGGATGTCGGGGCCACGGCGGGACGGGTCAACTGGATGCGTGTGACGGCCGATTGGACCGAAAGAACGCGAACCGCCCAGACCACCGGAGGGGCCAATCAGACGGTCGGTATCGTGATTCTGTCGATTGTCGCGGTACTGGTGCTGATCGCAGGACTTGTCGCTCGCCGACACATTCGCCTTGGACGCAGTGACACACGTGGAGCTTTGCGGTTGGCACTGTTCATGGTCGGCGTGAATTTGGCGACCTGGCTCCTGGTGGCCCACCACGTGGCCACCGTGGGGGCTGAGCTGTTCCTCCTGATCGACGCTATCAAGACGTCGTTGTTTCTCGGAGCGATGGTCTGGACGTTCTACGTGGCCGTCGAGCCCTACATGCGGAAGCTGTGGCCGGACACCCTGATTTCGTGGACCAGGCTCCTGACCGGACGCTGGAAAGATCCCTGGGTCGGAAGAGATCTCCTCGTGGGCGTCGCGGGCGGCGCGATCATGTCCGTTCTTGGGAGCCTGACCACTCTCCTGCCGTCGTGGCTCGGGAAGACGGCGATCGCTCCTAGCGCCGTAAGCGTCGCCGCGCTTGACGGCTACCGACAGGCCATGGGGATCACGATCGGTCAGGTGCGCCAGGCTATGATCCTCCCGGTGGCCGTTCTGTTCCTGTTGGTCATCTTTCGCATCGTCTTTCGCGGGCGAAAGATCTCTGTCGCCGCCACCTTCGTAATGATGACGGTGATTCAGGCCGCGGGGGCCCTGACCACGATCTCCGATCCGCTCGTGATCACGTTGACGATCGTCGTTTCGGCGCTCGTCTGGTTGATGTTGGTGACGATCATCGTCCGTCGCGGACTGCTGGCCGCTGCGGTGACGATCATCAGCGCCAATATCCTGTCGACGATTCCGCTGACGGCCAACCTAGGGGCGTGGTACGCGTCCACCGCATACTTGACGTTGTTGTTGCCGGCTGCACTGACCGTTTTCGCCGCGTGGGCCGCTCTGGGCGGTCGCAAGTTTCAGTTCGACAAGTTATTGCAGGACTGA
- a CDS encoding alpha/beta hydrolase-fold protein — protein sequence MFRKHELIESAAMGRRVHLWRFGHFGMPVLVFPSAAGMAHEWDANGMVDALSDLIDGGKIKLFCTESNVAEAWTRKEGSPQERMARHRAYESYINEELAELIREDCKSEQIPIAVTGTSLGALYSANFALKNPQTFQYALCMSGRYDATWLTDGYSDGDIYFSNPLAYVPGLEGEPLEAIRRHTHLSLVCGQGRWEDGNIEETQQLASLLEAKDIPHECDLWGRDSHHQWEWWQRQALHHLSRRFA from the coding sequence ATGTTTCGTAAGCACGAGTTGATTGAGAGCGCCGCGATGGGTCGCCGCGTTCACCTCTGGCGCTTCGGGCACTTCGGCATGCCGGTGCTCGTCTTCCCGTCGGCAGCCGGCATGGCCCATGAGTGGGATGCCAATGGGATGGTGGACGCCCTCTCCGATCTGATCGACGGCGGCAAGATCAAGCTGTTCTGCACAGAATCCAACGTCGCCGAGGCGTGGACCCGCAAGGAAGGTTCGCCGCAGGAGAGGATGGCCCGCCATCGTGCATACGAGAGTTACATCAACGAAGAGCTGGCAGAGTTGATTCGTGAAGATTGTAAGAGTGAACAGATCCCCATCGCCGTTACCGGCACAAGCCTCGGAGCTCTCTACTCTGCCAACTTCGCACTGAAGAACCCGCAGACCTTCCAGTACGCACTTTGTATGAGTGGTCGCTACGATGCCACGTGGCTTACCGACGGGTATTCCGACGGCGACATCTATTTTTCGAATCCGCTCGCGTACGTTCCCGGACTCGAAGGCGAGCCACTCGAAGCCATACGTCGTCATACCCATCTAAGTCTGGTCTGCGGGCAGGGCCGATGGGAGGACGGCAATATCGAGGAGACCCAGCAACTCGCCAGCCTTCTCGAGGCGAAGGACATTCCACACGAATGCGATCTCTGGGGCCGCGATTCCCATCATCAATGGGAATGGTGGCAGCGCCAGGCCCTTCATCACCTGAGCCGCCGATTCGCCTGA
- a CDS encoding PspC domain-containing protein → MTQEPRRLYRSRRGQILGICAGLGEYFDRDPVLFRLAWAVVTLTTAVVPGLLAYGVAWLIMPAEPIRLPRSTTAAPSFVDPQP, encoded by the coding sequence ATGACACAAGAACCTAGGCGTCTATACCGCAGCCGGCGGGGCCAGATATTGGGCATCTGCGCCGGTCTCGGAGAGTATTTTGACCGTGATCCGGTTCTGTTCCGTCTGGCGTGGGCCGTCGTGACCCTGACGACAGCGGTGGTCCCCGGTCTTCTGGCCTACGGGGTTGCCTGGCTCATCATGCCGGCCGAGCCGATTCGTCTGCCTCGCTCGACGACCGCCGCGCCGTCCTTCGTCGATCCGCAACCGTAG